A genomic segment from Aspergillus chevalieri M1 DNA, chromosome 7, nearly complete sequence encodes:
- a CDS encoding uncharacterized protein (COG:I;~EggNog:ENOG410PH4X;~InterPro:IPR023213), giving the protein MQEGLMALSGTQNGAYIAHHTLPLGQNISLARFKQACQVVVTVQPILRTRFIYPEVSGALQAVLRGKIEWQSGESLDDYMKDGKQHPMRAWDALTRYGIVPDDNDGWTLDLLFDRLDKARTPHLGKPIVRSC; this is encoded by the coding sequence ATGCAGGAGGGACTGATGGCTTTAAGCGGTACCCAGAACGGTGCTTATATTGCCCATCACACATTACCACTTGGACAAAACATCAGCCTGGCTCGTTTCAAGCAGGCTTGCCAAGTGGTAGTCACCGTCCAACCGATCCTTCGGACTCGTTTCATCTACCCTGAAGTATCCGGGGCGCTCCAGGCGGTCCTGCGAGGTAAGATCGAATGGCAATCGGGCGAGAGCCTGGATGATTACATGAAAGATGGCAAACAGCATCCCATGCGAGCCTGGGATGCACTTACGCGCTATGGGATAGTCCCAGATGATAACGACGGATGGACACTCGACTTGCTTTTCGACCGCCTTGACAAGGCTCGCACGCCTCATCTGGGCAAACCCATCGTGCGCTCATGCTGA
- a CDS encoding uncharacterized protein (COG:I;~EggNog:ENOG410PKUW;~InterPro:IPR001242;~go_function: GO:0003824 - catalytic activity [Evidence IEA]) → MTGAEQFFIRMLAGSEVTSMINPASKKSANVMNTVIMEAIPFVAFRNHGITAATMIKVAWTLVLANLAATSDVVYGYTVSGRNLPLEGVESVIGPCLNVLPVRANMNNTNTILDLL, encoded by the coding sequence ATGACGGGGGCAGAGCAGTTCTTTATTCGAATGTTGGCTGGATCAGAAGTGACGTCGATGATCAACCCCGCGTCAAAGAAGAGTGCAAACGTGATGAACACGGTGATCATGGAGGCGATCCCATTCGTCGCGTTCCGAAATCACGGCATCACAGCAGCGACTATGATCAAAGTGGCGTGGACTCTGGTTCTGGCCAACCTGGCCGCAACTTCAGACGTGGTCTATGGATACACGGTGTCAGGACGGAACTTGCCACTTGAGGGCGTCGAATCTGTCATTGGCCCTTGTCTGAACGTTTTGCCTGTTCGAGCGAACATGAACAACACGAACACAATCCTCGACCTTCTATAA
- a CDS encoding uncharacterized protein (COG:S;~EggNog:ENOG410PRRA;~InterPro:IPR001128,IPR036396;~go_function: GO:0005506 - iron ion binding [Evidence IEA];~go_function: GO:0016705 - oxidoreductase activity, acting on paired donors, with incorporation or reduction of molecular oxygen [Evidence IEA];~go_function: GO:0020037 - heme binding [Evidence IEA];~go_process: GO:0055114 - oxidation-reduction process [Evidence IEA]) has product MTFQLAVVPALMGLTAFTMYRYTKPTTSKNKFHQSIDIDRCRSIIAAEKHPNGLANHLTPYESRALPNERLQIAFGIKNAFTGMDEEYAKRFANHAKDLVNLSSTEEWNELSGSLRDAVKMWTDDQEQIRLTSMIQALSLRMILPVFFKNRLFYAEADAPFVDLAEAINRVWMETKNKDDILRFEDNVELQECLATIFPDSNFSDPEDNPLNLILPGFETMWRVVFRLTLEITFTTGQKHPEWADMLIAFANNPTTAQFTEIHPDNKSHISISPKHLVNEALRLYPPTRRVYRAFKTSQNATIETLSADIEACHTSVDIWGSDAMIFSPGRWTERTSQQRQAFLPFGSGPFVCPARLAFGPRVIGLLVGCLVKGLRRGEWRVEGNGVNVGLSGGRLSNERGAYHDMYLVKVD; this is encoded by the coding sequence ATGACTTTCCAACTCGCTGTCGTCCCAGCCCTGATGGGCCTTACAGCCTTCACCATGTACCGCTATACCAAACCAACCACATCCAAAAACAAATTTCATCAATCCATCGACATCGATAGGTGTCGCTCAATCATAGCCGCAGAAAAACACCCCAACGGCCTTGCAAACCACCTTACACCGTATGAATCCCGAGCCCTCCCCAACGAGCGTCTCCAGATCGCCTTTGGAATCAAGAATGCCTTCACCGGCATGGATGAAGAGTACGCAAAGCGCTTCGCCAATCATGCGAAAGATCTTGTCAATCTGTCGTCCACGGAGGAGTGGAATGAGTTATCTGGTTCCCTTCGCGATGCGGTTAAGATGTGGACGGATGACCAGGAACAGATTAGATTGACGAGTATGATCCAGGCATTATCGTTGAGGATGATTCTGCCGGTGTTCTTCAAGAATAGACTGTTCTATGCTGAAGCGGATGCACCTTTTGTGGATCTCGCGGAGGCGATTAATCGTGTATGGATGGAGACGAAGAACAAAGACGACATACTCCGGTTTGAAGACAATGTCGAGCTGCAAGAATGTCTTGCTACAATCTTCCCGGACTCAAACTTCTCAGACCCGGAGGACAACCCGCTGAATCTAATCCTACCAGGCTTCGAGACAATGTGGCGTGTTGTCTTCAGACTGACTCTTGAGATCACCTTCACCACTGGTCAAAAGCACCCTGAATGGGCGGATATGCTTATTGCATTCGCAAACAATCCAACAACTGCACAATTCACAGAGATTCATCCCGACAACAAGAGCCACATATCCATATCCCCCAAACACCTCGTCAACGAAGCCCTCCGCCTATACCCACCCACGCGCCGCGTCTACCGCGCTTTCAAAACATCACAAAATGCCACCATCGAGACTTTATCAGCAGACATAGAAGCCTGCCATACATCCGTCGATATATGGGGCTCGGACGCAATGATATTCAGCCCGGGTCGCTGGACGGAGCGGACAAGTCAACAGAGACAAGCTTTTCTGCCATTCGGAAGTGGGCCATTTGTTTGTCCTGCGAGGCTGGCTTTTGGACCGAGGGTTATTGGGTTGCTTGTTGGGTGCTTGGTTAAGGGGTTGAGAAGGGGAGAGTGGAGGGTTGAGGGTAACGGTGTGAATGTGGGCTTGAGTGGTGGGAGATTGAGTAATGAAAGGGGTGCTTATCATGATATGTATCTAGTGAAGGTAGACTAA
- a CDS encoding putative C6 transcription factor (War1) (COG:K;~EggNog:ENOG410PG60;~InterPro:IPR036864,IPR001138;~go_function: GO:0000981 - DNA-binding transcription factor activity, RNA polymerase II-specific [Evidence IEA];~go_function: GO:0008270 - zinc ion binding [Evidence IEA];~go_process: GO:0006355 - regulation of transcription, DNA-templated [Evidence IEA]): MDIDPRLRLDGRHPQSPHRPHYPSDTRPPPPTTTAPTATPTATGDYTSPALTTGSTSPGTNSGVGPSPHEYPDPPAHTPFHPHHPADNENDNDDPYSDLKRPRACEACRHLKVRCEPDPNSHDGTCRRCAKTGRQCVVTVPTRKRQKKTDSRVAELEKKIDALTARLQPGSSTTGSGIATGGQGQQAGGAARRWLGARQDVHPSSPLASGVGLGLSGVKRRFSGEVKEDRSSGYPSPAARPSRWAGFGEAPISSSFVDVIDKGFVSVEMAAEAFDRYMNDMVQYLPIVVFPPGTQMHEIRRIKPILFHAIVAVSIGVIQPDIQPHLIEDFYKIIAERVVVKGEKSLDLVQALIVSTVWYIPPDHFEELKFYQLTHMAVTLAMDIGMVRWTKTAKRPFNLMRDVIGKKAFFLDPDSPETRRTWLGLYYLSVQVAAALRRIPLVRWHSYMDECVEILETSPDALPSDKALVQWVKLARIMEDVCFHFVSDEQDLNATCTEPKTQYTLKVFEKQLEQWRKDTPPEHYSVIMKQTDYLLNIYIHEPTMHINCNGNEYKSPENEYQSTTINTAYINALSTCLTCTHRALDVILSIPPPSILFLPTYVLARASYAMVALIRLYAIVSAPDSQIGQVIDPPSLKIDHYLGRVVEHYKAAGEHVGGRSPGKFSVVLGMLRNWFVKQRDQSPSLKDALDGRGRSASTSANNMAEGGQEETNRMGPTPLHLLSEVAMGEPKTRQGSNPTHLSPFPSRTSGYYTSTPHPASIDSLVSQTLPPSTSTMDQQQQQQQPWAQYPQMQSTYPDPSAAPIATTTAAGYIPELGLPVGVGFESENLFTLGDMLGDGFFNFPFTVDGNMGQGW, encoded by the exons ATGGACATCGATCCACGACTCCGCCTGGACGGGCGACACCCCCAGAGTCCTCATCGCCCTCACTACCCATCGGATACGCGACCTCCGCCGCCGACCACAACCGCACCGACTGCGACACCAACGGCGACGGGGGACTACACATCGCCGGCTTTGACCACCGGTAGCACCAGCCCGGGCACCAATAGTGGCGTCGGACCTAGTCCCCACGAATACCCCGATCCTCCTGCACACACTCCTTTCCATCCCCATCACCCCGCGGACAATGAAAACGACAATGACGACCCCTACTCCGACCTTAAACGGCCGCGCGCATGCGAAGCTTGTCGCCATCTGAAGGTCCGCTGTGAGCCGGATCCGAATAGTCATGATGGAACTTGTAGGCGATGCGCGAAGACGGGGAGGCAGTGTGTGGTTACGGTGCCGACGAGGAAACGTCAGAAGAAGACGGATAGTCGGGTTGCggagttggagaagaagattgATGCATTGACCGCGCGATTGCAGCCGGGCTCGTCTACAACCGGGTCGGGGATAGCAACAGGAGGCCAGGGCCAGCAGGCTGGTGGTGCTGCGCGGAGGTGGCTTGGGGCAAGGCAGGATGTGCATCCATCGTCGCCTCTAGCTAGTGGAGTGGGATTGGGCCTGTCCGGCGTCAAGAGACGGTTCAGTGGAGAGGTGAAGGAAGACAGATCTTCTGGATACCCGAGTCCTGCGGCTAGGCCGTCGCGTTGGGCTGGATTCGGTGAAGCACCTATCAGCAGCAGCTTCGTTGATGTTATCGACAAGGGATTTGTTTCTGTTGAAATGGCTGCAGAGGCGTTCGACCGGTACATGAACGATATGGTACAGTATCTTCCGATTGTCGTGTTTCCCCCAGGCACTCAGATGCACGAGATCAGACGGATCAAGCCTATTCTCTTCCACGCGATTGTCGCCGTATCCATCGGGGTTATCCAGCCCGATATCCAACCACACCTGATTGAGGACTTTTACAAGATCATCGCAGAGCGCGTGGTCGTCAAAGGTGAAAAGTCACTCGACCTGGTCCAGGCTCTCATTGTCTCTACGGTCTGGTACATCCCCCCCGACCATTTCGAGGAGCTCAAGTTCTACCAGCTCACGCACATGGCTGTCACCCTCGCAATGGACATCGGGATGGTCCGCTGGACAAAAACTGCCAAGAGACCCTTTAATCTCATGAGAGATGTCATCGGGAAGAAAGCGTTTTTCTTAGACCCGGATTCGCCGGAAACAAGGAGGACTTGGTTAGGCCTTTATTATCTTTCAGTGCAGGTAGCAGCCGCCTTACGACGCATCCCTCTTGTCCGCTGGCATTCGTATATGGATGAATGCGTCGAGATCCTGGAGACATCTCCTGATGCGTTACCGTCCGACAAGGCATTGGTTCAGTGGGTGAAGCTTGCGCGGATCATGGAGGACGTTTGCTTTCACTTCGTCAGTGATGAACAGGATTTAAATGCTACATGCACTGAGCCAAAAACTCAATATACGTTGAAGGTGTTTGAGAAGCAATTGGAGCAGTGGAGGAAAGATACGCCTCCTGAGCATTATTCTG TAATCATGAAACAAACCGACTACCTGTTAAACATTTATATCCACGAACCAACCATGCACATCAATTGCAACGGCAATGAATATAAGTCTCCCGAAAATGAGTATCAAAGTACGACAATTAACACAGCCTATATCAACGCCCTAAGCACCTGCCTCACCTGCACCCACCGCGCCTTGGATGTCATCCTATCAATACCCCCGCCCAGTATCCTCTTCCTACCAACCTACGTCCTCGCTCGTGCATCATATGCAATGGTCGCGCTGATCAGACTCTACGCCATCGTGAGCGCTCCCGACTCTCAGATTGGGCAGGTCATTGATCCACCCAGTCTGAAGATCGATCATTACTTAGGTCGAGTGGTGGAACACTACAAGGCTGCGGGGGAACATGTGGGCGGGCGCTCACCAGGGAAGTTTTCGGTTGTCCTGGGTATGCTTCGAAACTGGTTTGTCAAGCAGAGAGACCAGTCACCAAGTTTGAAGGATGCACTCGATGGAAGGGGGAGATCAGCTTCCACATCCGCCAACAACATGGCCGAGGGTGGACAGGAGGAGACCAACCGAATGGGCCCAACTCCACTACACCTCCTAAGTGAAGTCGCCATGGGCGAGCCAAAAACCCGACAAGGCTCGAATCcaacccacctctccccCTTCCCGTCGCGGACATCCGGATACTACACATCAACACCGCACCCAGCCTCCATCGACTCCCTTGTCTCCCAAACCCTACCcccctcaacctcaacaatggaccagcaacaacagcaacaacagccatGGGCGCAATACCCCCAAATGCAATCAACATACCCCGATCCCAGCGCCGCCCCGATAGCCACAACCACGGCCGCGGGGTATATCCCTGAGTTAGGCCTGCCGGTTGGCGTGGGTTTTGAGTCGGAGAATCTGTTTACGTTGGGGGATATGCTTGGAGATGGTTTTTTTAATTTTCCATTTACGGTTGATGGGAATATGGGGCAGGGTTGGTAA
- a CDS encoding phosphatidylinositol-3-phosphate-binding ubiquitin-protein ligase (COG:O;~EggNog:ENOG410PN5M;~InterPro:IPR001841,IPR017455,IPR011011,IPR000306, IPR013083;~PFAM:PF13639,PF01363;~go_function: GO:0046872 - metal ion binding [Evidence IEA]), which produces MERRRADTLSAPDRKRSRLALSDGEPSSSSSSSSSTSRAGSSFTTPIDLTSSPPSPPRQPSRPRAPPRPPSQSQSQWPPSDGTDYMEYVRPRWQPDDEVDECPICEVPFSFWYRKHHCRKCGRVVCASCSPHRITIPRQYIVRPPAMHRPSVPATFVPIRVADGGGDRDGDRNGDGHTAAGAGVGGSEGEAVSPAAINPALGGGEEVRLCNPCVPDPNPEPPRVFVQPNPPRHRSYHSMSVPRQRSSYGVGVGVGIPAGESSSRPGRRTVGSNDYPCFGGLGNLFGGSGSYQERPPRFGSLPSSSQQRLPSIRDSSRPPRPRRQISERDICPICNSQFPPLSEGSEEAREAHIRDCIENHGPRARSSSLAASGNANGAGTGTGRTGPGPIIQPQLPVRMVAFTATEKDCLGHDTEAQECTICMEEYEVGQPLVRLECLCKFHKRCIVEWFERKKECPVHKS; this is translated from the coding sequence ATGGAACGACGGAGAGCGGATACCCTCAGTGCGCCGGATCGCAAGAGATCGAGGCTAGCTCTCTCAGACGGCGagccatcatcatcatcatcatcgtcatcgtcaacTTCCAGGGCAGGCTCATCCTTCACGACACCCATTGACCTCACCTCGTCCCCCCCATCGCCTCCCCGACAACCATCACGCCCGCGTGCACCCCCGCGTCCCCCGAGCCAAAGCCAAAGCCAATGGCCCCCCAGCGACGGAACGGATTACATGGAATACGTGCGTCCGCGATGGCAGCCAGACGATGAAGTGGATGAGTGTCCAATTTGTGAGGTGCCATTTAGTTTCTGGTACCGCAAGCATCATTGTCGGAAATGCGGGCGCGTGGTGTGTGCGTCGTGCTCGCCGCACCGGATTACGATTCCTAGACAGTATATTGTTCGGCCGCCGGCTATGCATCGGCCGTCTGTGCCTGCGACGTTTGTGCCTATTCGTGTGGCTGATGGGGGTGGCGATAGAGACGGGGATAGGAATGGAGATGGGCATactgctgctggtgctggtgttggtggtagtGAGGGCGAGGCTGTTTCGCCTGCGGCGATCAATCCAGCGCTGGGAGGAGGCGAGGAGGTGCGGTTGTGTAATCCGTGCGTGCCGGATCCGAACCCTGAACCGCCGCGCGTGTTTGTGCAGCCGAATCCGCCGCGCCATCGCTCGTATCATTCGATGTCTGTGCCAAGACAGCGGTCGTCGTATGGCGTTGGCGTTGGAGTTGGCATACCCGCTGGTGAAAGTTCCTCGCGCCCGGGGCGGAGGACTGTCGGGTCCAACGACTACCCATGTTTCGGTGGATTAGGGAATCTCTTCGGTGGAAGTGGCAGTTACCAAGAACGACCGCCGCGGTTTGGTTCCTTGCCCAGTAGTTCCCAACAGCGTCTCCCATCTATCCGTGATAGCAGCCGTCCACCCCGTCCGCGCCGCCAAATCAGCGAACGCGACATATGCCCAATCTGCAACTCCCAATTCCCACCGCTGAGCGAGGGCAGCGAAGAAGCCCGCGAAGCACATATTCGCGATTGCATCGAGAATCATGGTCCGCGGGCGCGATCATCCTCTCTGGCTGCTAGCGGTAATGCCAATGGCGccggcaccggcaccggGCGTACGGGTCCGGGTCCGATCATACAACCCCAATTACCCGTGCGAATGGTCGCGTTCACCGCGACAGAGAAGGATTGTCTAGGCCATGATACCGAGGCACAGGAGTGCACGATCTGCATGGAGGAATATGAAGTTGGACAGCCGCTGGTGAGGCTGGAGTGTTTGTGCAAGTTCCATAAGAGGTGTATTGTGGAGTGGTttgagaggaagaaggagtGCCCGGTGCATAAGTCTTga
- a CDS encoding uncharacterized protein (COG:S;~EggNog:ENOG410PJ7R;~InterPro:IPR032800,IPR010308,IPR040241;~PFAM:PF06011,PF14558;~TransMembrane:9 (i57-76o269-288i403-425o452-471i478-502o531-548i560-580o586-608i620-642o)) yields the protein MSTSHDNDGWQQREDDKKRRKKISSSGMRNVRGGGLQSWEWPDPLRGRRRRRRLHRLGFGMGWMVITVMVVMLSMLSPASAVFLDFDNCLDATIINSSPLQLQFVPFDVDVWFDLTDPLRPLNITVYGNVSGTADQRSDYPAPDDPQWLNASNTVGKIADLSVSNNKYSTLLKSVDVVSFTPYSDASRFCDSVIQGECPLGPVFYANSSDISALRAFTFQEDMQSSYHFATLSSQLLVKSGDASAAQLACISVEITPDLGSSLRNTLTFVPLVILLLVGLATVVAAIYSPWGTTDSFRWTSNYGRDEDVLRLVTPGFGDCLQYIQFAVLTGGLSLNYPGYYQPVMSQPAWSALMFNQSFVNPGKGRNPVIDGIYAVNATYGLDRLEHFVGMASAQDIWPGMMVWLLVIVVSITFLIQIAFALRWVHHQIANIPEEDLRAKNMPFTVGNVVRIVFNFLFLPLISLSFFQLVIAGDSPAYCVVFAVVVILILIAFSIWTIRLIASTRPKSYLFDDLSTVLLYGPLYNTFNDDAAAYAVVPIFISFARGVAIGALQPSGIAQVVLLAICEVVSILTLVAFRPYPSPTSMNLYHICFSIVRFLTILLSVVFVPSLGVSEAARGWIGYVILLLHALVLVFGFFLNALQTLIEVIARLAGAGGNEGNITRGGLVKVFGMRQLSRREPRQDLGTRQSMGSEAGMLTPIDGRLSSQLDSRARSMSGSSALLLGRAGASDGRASAMLDTGSAQGGTSSRANSSGLQSPITPKANAAFPPPVGSTAGSSVSRGSPLFSMQSHDPYYRPPRPRKKTLDADASGSAAANTPRTTHFTEAAEDMIDGPSSNRGAPVPAYLSGPKDDLDLDDPRPPRKDKDYAVREVDFYYRVRGPPLSHTGTRKLKTGPADPTGPVSSATGWFRNLFRGKTKESGKGFEVVRSARAPPQGLFVEGEEFHEPYRDEPDESGAANATRQAPDQDTSYHDSDGEGHNKNHDNDNTESNGNEQPADGVPSLPPVDSGGGIELPSRMNSQHSSHAPSISISRQHSTRQPSMSSTGPLGAVAEDEPHDPTQLQPTVGMGRFPFSATSSPSRDRDFSVASSTAQSTTSSAIGRGDSGRSRGGRPSSMGYVTSHRTQDNIHEASMDQMSLSGSAAEWVDEGVAELEHEHEPEHGHQHQHQHSFDTER from the exons ATGTCTACCAGCCACGACAACGACGGATGGCAGCAGAGGGAGGATGATAAGAAGAGGCGGAAGAAGATCTCATCTTCGGGCATGCGGAATGTACGCGGTGGTGGTTTACAGAGTTGGGAATGGCCAGATCCATTACGAGGACGGAGGCGGCGGAGACGATTGCATCGGTTGGGATTCGGGATGGGTTGGATGGTGATAAcagtgatggtggtgatgctgTCGATGCTGTCTCCGGCGAGTGCGGTGTTCTTGGATTTCGATAATTGCTTGGATGCCACTATCATCAACTCGAGCCCTTTGCAGCTGCAATTTGTGCCTTTCGACGTGGACGTGTGGTTTGACTTGACCGATCCCCTTCGTCCGCTTAATATCACCGTCTACGGCAATGTCTCTGGAACGGCCGATCAGCGTTCCGACTATCCTGCTCCTGATGATCCACAGTGGTTGAATGCTAGCAATACCGTCGGGAAGATTGCGGATCTCAGTGTGTCGAATAACAAGTATTCTACGCTGCTCAAGTCCGTCGACGTCGTCAGTTTCACTCCGTACAGTGATGCGTCTAGGTTCTGTGATTCCGTCATTCAAGGCGAGTGTCCTCTGGGACCTGTCTTTTATGCGAATTC GAGCGATATTTCCGCTTTACGTGCCTTCACCTTTCAAGAAGACATGCAGTCATCGTATCATTTCGCAACCTTATCGTCACAGCTGTTGGTCAAATCAGGCGACGCCTCGGCTGCTCAGCTAGCCTGTATATCGGTTGAAATCACCCCCGACCTCGGTTCATCTCTGCGAAACACCCTGACCTTTGTGCCTCTCGTCATCCTTCTTCTAGTAGGGCTCGCGACGGTCGTTGCCGCCATCTACAGTCCATGGGGCACGACGGATTCGTTCCGTTGGACGAGTAATTATGGTCGAGACGAGGATGTGCTTCGTCTGGTCACGCCAGGGTTCGGGGACTGTCTGCAGTACATCCAGTTTGCCGTGTTGACAGGAGGTCTGTCTTTGAACTATCCCGGGTATTATCAGCCCGTGATGAGCCAACCAGCCTGGTCGGCTCTCATGTTTAACCAGAGCTTCGTGAACCCTGGAAAGGGACGAAACCCGGTGATTGATGGGATCTACGCTGTCAACGCAACATACGGTCTGGACCGACTGGAACATTTTGTCGGCATGGCGTCCGCCCAGGACATATGGCCAGGAATGATGGTCTGGTTGCTAGTCATCGTGGTCAGCATCACGTTTCTAATCCAGATAGCATTCGCCCTACGCTGGGTTCATCACCAGATCGCTAACATCCCCGAGGAAGATTTACGCGCGAAGAATATGCCTTTCACAGTAGGCAACGTGGTCCGCATCGTCTTTAATTTCCTATTTCTACCTCTCATCTCGCTCTCCTTCTTTCAACTGGTTATTGCCGGTGATTCCCCTGCATACTGCGTGGTGTTTGCTGTCGTGGTTATTCTAATCCTAATTGCATTCTCCATCTGGACCATCCGGTTGATCGCCTCCACCCGTCCGAAGTCCTACCTTTTTGACGACCTTTCCACCGTGCTATTGTACGGTCCGCTCTATAATACGTTTAATGATGATGCAGCTGCCTACGCTGTTGTTCCTATCTTTATATCCTTTGCACGGGGCGTTGCCATCGGTGCTCTGCAGCCGTCAGGGATCGCCCAGGTCGTTCTTTTGGCTATCTGCGAGGTTGTGTCTATATTGACGCTCGTGGCTTTCCGGCCCTACCCGTCTCCGACTTCTATGAACCTATATCATATCTGCTTTTCCATTGTTCGATTTCTGACGATCCTGCTTAGTGTTGTTTTTGTTCCGTCTCTTGGGGTTTCGGAGGCCGCGCGCGGGTGGATTGGATACGTTATTCTTCTACTTCATGCTCTCGTTCTTGTGTTTGGATTCTTCTTGAATGCCCTGCAGACCTTGATTGAGGTTATTGCTCGGCttgctggcgctggtggTAATGAAGGGAATATTACCCGTGGTGGATTGGTCAAG GTCTTTGGTATGCGACAATTGTCCCGTCGTGAACCCCGTCAAGATCTTGGCACCCGTCAAAGCATGGGCTCGGAAGCAGGCATGCTCACACCCATCGACGGTCGACTATCATCTCAGCTAGACTCACGGGCTAGAAGCATGTCCGGAAGTTCGGCCTTGTTACTCGGTCGAGCAGGCGCCAGCGACGGTAGAGCCAGTGCAATGCTCGATACAGGAAGTGCCCAAGGCGGAACCAGCAGCCGGGCTAACAGCAGTGGACTTCAATCACCCATCACACCCAAGGCCAATGCGGCCTTTCCTCCTCCTGTTGGTTCAACGGCTGGTAGCAGTGTTTCCAGAGGCAGTCCGTTGTTCAGCATGCAGTCGCACGACCCCTACTATCGTCCGCCCCGTCCACGGAAGAAAACGTTAGACGCGGATGCGTCCGGGTCCGCTGCTGCTAACACGCCACGGACGACGCATTTTACGGAGGCGGCTGAGGACATGATTGATGGTCCCTCTAGTAACCGCGGAGCACCCGTACCTGCTTACCTTTCTGGACCCAAGGACGATCTTGACCTAGATGACCCTCGACCACCACGGAAAGACAAGGACTACGCCGTTCGCGAAGTCGATTTCTACTATCGAGTTCGTGGTCCGCCGCTTTCCCACACTGGCACCCGCAAACTCAAGACGGGCCCCGCGGATCCTACTGGACCTGTTTCTTCAGCGACTGGGTGGTTCCGGAACTTGTTCAGAGGCAAGACCAAAGAAAGCGGCAAGGGATTCGAAGTGGTCCGTAGTGCCAGGGCGCCACCACAGGGTCTTTTTGTAGAGGGCGAAGAGTTCCACGAACCGTACCGAGACGAACCGGACGAGTCAGGTGCTGCTAATGCCACTCGCCAAGCTCCAGATCAAGATACATCATACCACGATTCAGACGGGGAAGGTCACAATAAAAATCATGACAATGACAACACCGAGAGCAATGGCAATGAACAGCCAGCCGACGGCGTACCCAGTTTACCCCCCGTCGACTCGGGTGGCGGCATCGAACTCCCAAGCCGCATGAACTCCCAACATAGCTCACACGCTCCGTCGATATCAATCTCCAGACAACACTCCACCCGCCAACCATCAATGTCATCAACCGGACCCCTTGGCGCTGTTGCCGAAGACGAGCCACACGACCCCACCCAACTCCAGCCAACCGTCGGAATGGGTCGATTCCCATTCAGCGCCACCAGTTCCCCGTCGCGAGATCGTGACTTTTCTGTCGCGTCATCGACGGCACAATCAACCACATCGAGTGCTATTGGACGGGGAGATAGTGGACGATCACGCGGGGGCCGGCCGTCGAGTATGGGATATGTGACATCGCACCGGACGCAGGATAATATCCATGAAGCGAGTATGGATCAGATGTCGCTTAGCGGGAGTGCGGCGGAGTGGGTGGATGAGGGTGTTGCTGAGTTGGAGCATGAGCATGAGCCTGAACACGGCCATCAGCATCAGCATCAACACTCTTTCGATACGGAGCGGTGA
- a CDS encoding uncharacterized protein (TransMembrane:1 (i29-52o)): MIRSETQYIPIGYSAGASQSPKQHLFGRLSASTTAGGCLSFFSLCVSVYLFFACPVFPCLYPHSSASQAHLISEAKVATSLTNGFGLRNPLSSDSKRPPL; the protein is encoded by the coding sequence ATGATACGAAGTGAAACGCAATACATCCCAATCGGGTATAGCGCGGGTGCTTCTCAGTCCCCAAAGCAGCATCTCTTTGGACGTCTCTCTGCGAGCACAACTGCCGGCggttgtctttctttcttctctctctgtgtTTCTGTTTATCTGTTCTTTGCTTGTCCCGTTTTCCCTTGTCTATATCCTCATTCATCTGCATCTCAAGCGCATCTCATCTCCGAGGCTAAGGTTGCGACTAGCCTCACTAACGGCTTCGGCCTAAGAAATCCCCTGAGCTCAGACTCCAAGAGGCCACCACTGTGA